One Alicyclobacillus acidoterrestris DNA window includes the following coding sequences:
- a CDS encoding ABC transporter substrate-binding protein — translation MATVAGVGMISVLLAGCGTNSTSGSTGSAPSAGGTSSSEKPVEGGSITVDMAQAVPDLDPAIEFDTVSTEVVSQVYQQLVTYSGSTNNITGELAQSWDVSNDGKTYTFHLRKGVTFSNGDPLTSQDFVYEIERVLDKNLKPKPSPGNQFFMDITGAQAYYNGQAKTISGISTPDNDTLVIHLDKPEQFFLKIMAMPFASAVDPAFEKKVGNAALDTTQAMGTGPFEVQKNTQSQVVLVKNPHYWQKDSSGNQLPYLNKVTININNNGQLAALHWEQGQTALMSPWLIGGDGIPSAAYPTIMNSPKYKSDVVTQPMSSIEYVGLNMKPTLNGQPNPLSNIKVRQAIEYAFQDSQIVKINNGAVKPLNQPLPNTLEGYVSKLDPSAQYSYNLTKAKQLLKEAGYPNGLTLDMWNENTDNAKKQDQAFQAMMKQIGITVKIHEVTWKDFLTKAMSGTAQVYESGWQQDFPDASDFLNTLFNSNQIAAGNNMNNYSNAQVDEWLNQAEYSTDQQQRDELYGKVINKVMSDAAWVPYYQNVGYFSIQPWLHGVVPSDIVEDQFGKMWVDPGHGSN, via the coding sequence ATGGCCACGGTTGCAGGTGTCGGTATGATTTCTGTATTACTTGCAGGTTGTGGCACGAACAGTACGTCCGGCTCAACAGGTAGTGCTCCTTCTGCTGGGGGAACATCCTCTAGTGAGAAACCGGTTGAGGGTGGCTCAATTACAGTTGATATGGCTCAAGCAGTTCCAGATCTAGATCCGGCAATTGAATTTGACACCGTATCAACAGAAGTTGTCTCTCAGGTTTATCAACAATTGGTCACCTATTCAGGAAGTACAAATAATATTACGGGTGAATTGGCACAAAGTTGGGATGTTTCGAATGATGGGAAGACATATACTTTCCATTTGCGTAAAGGTGTAACGTTCTCCAATGGTGATCCGCTCACATCACAAGATTTCGTATATGAGATTGAGCGCGTCTTGGATAAAAATCTGAAGCCAAAACCGTCGCCAGGTAATCAATTCTTCATGGATATCACCGGTGCGCAGGCGTACTACAATGGTCAAGCAAAAACCATTAGTGGTATCAGCACACCGGACAATGACACGTTGGTCATTCATCTGGATAAGCCAGAGCAGTTCTTCTTGAAGATTATGGCGATGCCATTTGCCTCCGCAGTTGACCCTGCCTTTGAAAAGAAGGTCGGCAATGCAGCGTTGGATACCACGCAAGCAATGGGGACAGGGCCGTTTGAGGTACAAAAGAATACGCAAAGCCAGGTAGTCCTGGTGAAGAACCCACATTACTGGCAGAAGGACTCGTCTGGGAATCAACTACCATACTTGAATAAGGTAACTATCAACATTAACAACAATGGTCAATTGGCTGCACTGCACTGGGAGCAAGGTCAGACAGCCCTTATGAGCCCATGGTTGATAGGTGGCGATGGTATTCCTTCAGCTGCTTATCCTACCATCATGAATTCGCCGAAGTACAAGAGCGATGTAGTGACACAGCCTATGAGCTCTATTGAATATGTCGGTTTGAACATGAAGCCAACGCTCAACGGCCAGCCAAACCCATTGAGTAATATCAAGGTTCGGCAAGCAATTGAGTATGCTTTCCAGGACAGCCAAATTGTAAAAATCAACAACGGCGCTGTTAAGCCGCTAAACCAACCTCTGCCGAACACGTTAGAGGGATATGTCTCCAAATTAGATCCGAGCGCTCAGTACTCGTACAATCTAACGAAGGCGAAACAACTCCTGAAGGAAGCTGGGTATCCGAATGGCTTGACACTCGATATGTGGAATGAAAACACGGACAATGCCAAGAAGCAGGACCAAGCTTTCCAAGCAATGATGAAACAAATTGGGATTACTGTGAAGATCCACGAAGTGACCTGGAAGGACTTCCTGACGAAGGCCATGTCGGGCACAGCGCAGGTATATGAGAGTGGTTGGCAACAGGATTTTCCGGATGCATCTGACTTCTTGAACACGCTCTTCAACTCGAATCAGATTGCAGCAGGCAACAATATGAACAACTACTCCAATGCTCAGGTCGATGAATGGTTGAATCAAGCTGAATACTCAACCGACCAACAGCAAAGAGACGAACTTTATGGCAAAGTGATAAACAAGGTCATGTCTGATGCGGCATGGGTTCCGTATTACCAAAACGTTGGATATTTCAGCATTCAACCTTGGCTACACGGTGTCGTTCCAAGTGACATTGTGGAAGATCAATTCGGGAAAATGTGGGTTGATCCAGGTCACGGAAGTAACTAA
- the nrdE gene encoding class 1b ribonucleoside-diphosphate reductase subunit alpha — MKAYLKYNAEINRRGENGFWQLEKDELAIAEFAKEVEAQSLKFSSLEERLRHLVDHNYYYNLFEQYSMTEIEAVYAVVESVPFAFQSFMAISKFYRDYALKTNDGAYYLERYQDRNAIVALFLAQGNVDMACRLAKALMEQRYQPATPTYLNAGKARRGELVSCFLDEMDDSLNSIGHIINQCMQLSKIGGGVSTNLSKLRMLGDPIRGVEQAAKGVIPVMKLLEDGFTYADQMGQRKGAGAVYLNIFHGDIVRFLSTKKVNADEKTRMKTLATGIIVPDRFMQILENDEPFYVFSPYSVHQAYGVHLDEMDLDQMYDELVGNPKVNKELCELSARELMTQIAITQLESGYPYLFFKSNANRDHALKALGSIKFSNLCTEIMQLSRHSVIHDYGEADEIQLGISCNLGSLNIVNVMEHQNIRETVHTAMEALTTVSDMSDVRNAPSIRSANRRFHSVGLGAMNLHGFLAKHGIPYESAVARDFANVFFAMVNYYSLEKSMLIAKERGQCFEGFERSEYANGQYFQPYLTRDFVPRSEKVKALFAGIDVPTRRDWARLRDDVMRYGVFHAYRLAIAPTQSISYIQNSTQSVMPVVRRIENRTYGNASTYYPMPFLSPTTQWLYKSAFDMDQKKIIDMVAVIQQHVDQGISTTLFVKKDIPTDELVQYFAYAHKRGLKSLYYVRNRTKPNENDICESCAI, encoded by the coding sequence ATGAAGGCATATCTCAAGTACAATGCTGAGATCAATCGGCGCGGTGAAAATGGTTTTTGGCAACTGGAAAAGGACGAACTGGCCATTGCGGAATTCGCCAAGGAGGTGGAGGCGCAGTCGTTGAAATTTTCCTCCCTGGAGGAACGGCTTCGCCATTTGGTAGACCACAACTATTATTACAACCTATTTGAGCAGTACAGCATGACGGAGATTGAGGCTGTGTACGCGGTGGTGGAAAGTGTTCCATTTGCCTTTCAGTCGTTCATGGCTATTTCCAAGTTTTATCGCGACTACGCTCTGAAGACGAACGACGGGGCCTATTACCTTGAGCGCTACCAAGATCGCAATGCCATTGTGGCGCTCTTCCTCGCGCAAGGGAACGTGGACATGGCATGCAGATTGGCGAAAGCGCTCATGGAGCAGCGTTACCAACCCGCGACGCCGACCTACTTGAATGCGGGGAAAGCCCGGCGTGGAGAATTAGTCTCCTGCTTTTTGGACGAGATGGACGACTCCCTCAATTCCATTGGACACATCATTAACCAGTGTATGCAACTGTCCAAGATTGGCGGGGGCGTTTCTACGAATCTATCGAAACTGCGGATGCTCGGGGACCCCATTCGTGGCGTGGAACAGGCAGCCAAAGGCGTCATTCCGGTGATGAAGCTGCTTGAAGATGGTTTTACCTACGCGGATCAAATGGGCCAGCGCAAAGGTGCCGGGGCAGTGTACCTGAACATTTTTCACGGCGACATCGTACGCTTTCTCAGTACCAAAAAAGTCAACGCAGATGAGAAGACGCGAATGAAGACCCTGGCGACGGGGATTATTGTGCCGGATCGATTCATGCAAATCTTGGAGAATGACGAACCGTTTTACGTATTCTCGCCTTACAGTGTCCATCAGGCGTATGGGGTGCACTTGGACGAGATGGATCTCGACCAAATGTACGACGAACTCGTCGGCAACCCGAAGGTGAACAAGGAACTGTGCGAGTTATCCGCACGGGAGTTGATGACGCAGATTGCCATTACGCAGTTAGAGTCTGGCTATCCATACTTGTTCTTCAAGAGCAATGCCAACCGCGATCATGCGCTGAAAGCGTTGGGCAGTATCAAATTTTCCAACCTGTGTACAGAAATCATGCAGCTGAGTCGACACTCGGTTATTCATGACTACGGGGAAGCCGATGAGATTCAGCTAGGTATCAGTTGCAACTTGGGCTCTCTCAATATTGTCAACGTGATGGAGCACCAGAACATCCGCGAGACGGTACACACCGCGATGGAGGCGTTGACCACGGTTTCAGACATGAGTGACGTCCGGAACGCGCCTTCCATTCGCAGCGCCAATCGACGCTTCCACTCAGTGGGGCTCGGGGCCATGAACTTGCACGGGTTTTTGGCCAAGCATGGCATTCCTTATGAGAGTGCAGTAGCGCGCGATTTTGCCAACGTGTTTTTTGCGATGGTCAACTACTACAGCTTGGAGAAGAGTATGCTCATTGCCAAAGAACGTGGGCAGTGCTTCGAAGGATTTGAACGGTCCGAGTACGCCAACGGTCAATACTTCCAACCGTATTTGACACGGGATTTTGTGCCGCGCAGCGAGAAGGTCAAGGCGTTGTTCGCCGGCATCGACGTGCCCACGCGGCGTGACTGGGCGCGCCTTCGTGACGATGTCATGCGTTATGGCGTGTTCCATGCGTACCGGCTAGCGATTGCGCCGACTCAGTCTATCAGTTATATCCAAAATTCTACGCAGTCGGTGATGCCGGTGGTGCGTCGGATAGAGAACCGGACGTATGGCAATGCCAGCACGTATTATCCGATGCCGTTTCTCAGTCCGACCACGCAGTGGCTGTACAAGTCGGCGTTCGACATGGATCAGAAGAAGATCATCGACATGGTCGCGGTGATTCAACAACACGTCGACCAGGGCATCTCGACGACACTGTTTGTCAAAAAGGACATTCCTACTGACGAGTTGGTTCAGTACTTTGCGTATGCGCACAAGCGCGGCTTGAAGAGCTTGTACTACGTTCGCAACCGCACTAAGCCGAATGAGAATGATATTTGTGAGTCTTGCGCCATCTGA
- a CDS encoding cupin domain-containing protein codes for MSGRKFAMKKTKSRRKKWASSQLFYEYSTFFRKNADNVIFQVTSDQLPTLNRIGLDDLFMSKGHIREPHWHPNAAELDYVVTGEVVIGMVDPIRHHLLQFHVTPSQVVFIPINWWHWITAVSDDVHVVQVFSSAKRQIIEGSNVLRKTPPKVFQQSYDVNAKQFASLVSPIKETVVIGPPDRYALTNLSDEHPESVPRVVNHTPPGSPNLFFDLKRNLAVRRDHSYLYEVTSTQIPMMNVLSLGDLYLTMGHVREPHWHPNADELDYVISGEVTVSILDPNTLAVCNYRLKPGQVTLIPKGWLHWIIPYTEDAHMLVYFNDGKIESVEGSDILRLTPADVFQRAYDIHAREFTREISSITGTLMIGPPDRPRR; via the coding sequence ATGTCCGGCAGAAAGTTCGCGATGAAAAAAACAAAATCGAGGAGAAAAAAGTGGGCGTCTTCACAACTTTTCTATGAATATAGCACCTTCTTTCGAAAAAATGCCGATAACGTCATTTTCCAAGTGACGTCCGACCAACTGCCAACACTGAATCGAATCGGATTAGACGACCTATTTATGAGCAAGGGGCACATCCGGGAGCCGCACTGGCATCCAAACGCCGCAGAGTTGGACTATGTCGTCACCGGTGAAGTCGTGATTGGCATGGTTGATCCCATTCGCCACCACCTACTGCAATTTCACGTGACCCCCAGTCAAGTCGTCTTCATTCCAATCAACTGGTGGCATTGGATCACGGCCGTATCCGACGACGTTCACGTCGTCCAGGTATTCAGCAGTGCAAAGCGCCAAATCATCGAGGGATCCAACGTGTTGCGAAAAACGCCGCCAAAAGTTTTTCAGCAATCGTATGACGTGAATGCGAAGCAATTCGCCAGTTTGGTATCCCCCATCAAGGAAACCGTCGTCATTGGCCCGCCGGATCGATACGCGCTGACGAATCTGTCAGACGAGCATCCGGAATCCGTGCCACGGGTCGTAAACCACACGCCTCCTGGCTCTCCCAATCTGTTTTTTGATTTAAAGCGAAACCTTGCGGTGCGGCGAGATCACAGTTATCTGTACGAGGTGACCAGTACCCAAATCCCCATGATGAATGTCTTATCCTTAGGCGATCTCTACCTCACCATGGGACACGTACGAGAACCGCACTGGCATCCCAATGCAGATGAATTGGATTATGTCATCTCCGGCGAAGTCACCGTGTCCATCCTCGACCCGAACACACTCGCTGTCTGCAATTACCGTTTAAAACCCGGTCAGGTGACACTGATACCGAAAGGCTGGTTGCACTGGATTATCCCCTACACGGAGGACGCGCACATGCTGGTCTATTTTAACGATGGCAAAATCGAGTCTGTCGAAGGGTCAGACATTCTTCGCCTGACACCAGCAGATGTCTTCCAACGCGCATATGACATTCACGCTCGAGAATTCACGAGGGAAATTTCCTCCATCACGGGGACGTTAATGATTGGCCCACCGGATAGGCCACGAAGATAG
- the nrdF gene encoding class 1b ribonucleoside-diphosphate reductase subunit beta, protein MASNAVHRAVNWNRLTDEYTLEFWDMNTSQFWLEKEIDLSMDVPVWNRMSEAEKRTYEEVLAGLTLLDTKQAQRGMPLIALHIDDEQRGAVLSFMGAMEHIHAKSYSSIFSTVCSPMRIDQLFEWVQTQPNLQYKAQRVSCFYESLFQPTVTDEALYQAMVASVLLESFLFYSGFFYPLYLAGQGKMVASGEIINLIIRDESVHGQYVGLLAQERFDAMDAPTRDRLQAFANKLLLELYENELVYTEAIYGELQLVDEVKAFLRYNANKAFDNLGFDHLFPDEEINPVVEQGLSTETKHHDFFSVKGNGYVKALNVRPVTDATFDIPELETDLLAEIEALEDEVEIQNESL, encoded by the coding sequence ATGGCGAGCAACGCGGTGCACCGCGCGGTCAACTGGAATCGGTTGACCGACGAATACACCTTGGAATTCTGGGATATGAACACGTCGCAATTCTGGCTGGAGAAAGAAATCGATTTAAGCATGGACGTACCTGTGTGGAATCGGATGTCGGAAGCCGAAAAACGCACTTATGAAGAAGTTTTGGCAGGGCTCACGCTATTGGACACGAAACAGGCGCAGCGCGGCATGCCCTTGATTGCACTACATATAGATGACGAGCAACGGGGCGCAGTTTTGTCGTTTATGGGGGCGATGGAGCACATTCACGCCAAATCGTATTCTTCCATTTTTTCGACGGTGTGTTCCCCCATGCGCATTGACCAATTGTTTGAATGGGTGCAGACACAGCCGAACTTGCAATACAAGGCGCAACGCGTCAGCTGTTTCTACGAATCGCTGTTCCAGCCAACGGTCACTGACGAGGCGCTGTATCAGGCGATGGTGGCGAGCGTATTGCTGGAGTCGTTTCTCTTTTATTCCGGATTTTTTTACCCACTATACCTCGCTGGTCAGGGGAAAATGGTAGCGAGCGGTGAGATTATCAATCTCATCATTCGCGATGAATCCGTGCACGGACAATACGTCGGACTGTTGGCACAGGAGCGGTTTGACGCTATGGATGCACCGACGAGAGATAGGCTGCAAGCCTTTGCGAACAAATTGCTGCTGGAATTGTACGAGAATGAGTTGGTGTACACGGAAGCGATATACGGGGAACTGCAGTTGGTGGACGAAGTGAAAGCGTTCCTGCGGTATAACGCCAACAAGGCATTTGACAACCTTGGTTTTGACCACCTGTTTCCGGACGAGGAGATAAATCCCGTGGTGGAGCAAGGGCTCAGCACTGAGACAAAGCATCACGACTTTTTCTCCGTCAAAGGTAACGGCTATGTGAAGGCGTTGAATGTGCGCCCAGTGACGGATGCGACGTTTGACATTCCTGAATTGGAGACGGATTTGCTGGCTGAAATCGAAGCGCTCGAAGACGAAGTTGAAATACAAAACGAGTCCCTGTAA
- a CDS encoding LysR family transcriptional regulator, with amino-acid sequence MELRQLEYFLAVCDELHFTKAANKIGVSQPNLSLQIKALEEEMGVPLFDRIGKRIALTEAGSILLKYTRTVFQNVQNARHEIDELRHQPGGTLNVGALPSELDFRLTPMFVQFFQKYPNIRLKIVSEVDLAALVLSTEIDIGISVKPAFDARLVVRPLTREAYGVVVSNEHELAQRDSISLMELKHLPVVAYPRGLWGREAVEHQCQQHGFNLNVVVETTSNPSLFHFVRENIGVAVQTHSLVESIDHLNLRFIPIHDDAPVREMSIIYRADKYLSHAARAFIHFAEERLKEPS; translated from the coding sequence ATGGAACTTAGGCAATTGGAGTACTTTCTCGCTGTTTGCGACGAACTGCATTTCACCAAGGCGGCGAACAAAATCGGTGTTTCGCAACCGAATCTGAGTCTACAAATCAAGGCGCTCGAAGAGGAGATGGGGGTGCCCTTGTTTGATCGCATTGGGAAACGCATTGCGCTTACGGAAGCGGGATCGATTTTGCTGAAATATACGCGAACGGTGTTTCAAAATGTCCAAAATGCACGTCACGAGATAGATGAACTCCGTCACCAACCTGGGGGAACGCTGAATGTTGGCGCGTTGCCGTCTGAACTCGATTTCCGATTGACGCCGATGTTCGTTCAATTTTTTCAAAAGTACCCTAACATTCGGCTCAAAATTGTCTCGGAGGTCGATTTGGCGGCATTGGTGTTGAGTACGGAAATTGATATTGGCATTTCCGTAAAACCAGCATTCGATGCTCGCTTGGTCGTCCGTCCGTTGACCCGGGAGGCATATGGGGTAGTCGTCTCGAATGAACACGAGCTGGCTCAGAGAGACTCGATTTCGCTGATGGAGCTCAAACACTTACCTGTTGTGGCGTATCCAAGGGGACTTTGGGGCAGGGAAGCGGTGGAACATCAGTGTCAACAGCATGGATTCAATTTGAATGTGGTGGTCGAAACGACATCGAACCCTTCACTCTTTCATTTTGTGAGGGAAAATATCGGAGTGGCCGTTCAAACCCATTCGCTCGTCGAATCTATTGATCACCTCAATCTGCGGTTCATCCCGATACACGATGATGCGCCAGTTAGAGAGATGAGCATTATCTATCGCGCCGATAAATATCTCAGCCATGCCGCAAGGGCCTTTATTCACTTTGCCGAAGAACGGTTAAAAGAACCTAGTTGA
- a CDS encoding sulfite oxidase — protein sequence MCKTLKKMKKTTVQATLECAGNKRSLFKKKAQGNQFGLGAISHAVWGGVRLRDLLNEAGIAEEAKEVIFQGMDAGSRNDMPGQLHFARSLPVAQALAPDTLLAYEMNGSPLPDKHGFPLRLIVPGWYGIASVKWLHKITVTDEPFTGPFQVVDYVVLKKPNNFAHATPVTTVFVNSTIANPTDQQELALGTHRIAGYAWNGPHALKKVEVSTDGGKHWREASFLDPDIPYSWRRWTYEWTVQKPGQYAIMSKATNELGESQPMEAPWNVKGYLNHSIHCVQVHVVKLDPKFFH from the coding sequence ATCTGCAAAACGCTCAAGAAAATGAAAAAAACAACTGTGCAAGCTACGTTGGAATGTGCAGGTAACAAACGATCCCTATTTAAAAAGAAAGCACAAGGCAACCAATTCGGATTAGGTGCCATTAGCCACGCAGTCTGGGGCGGCGTGCGATTGCGGGATCTATTAAACGAAGCGGGCATTGCGGAAGAAGCAAAAGAAGTTATTTTTCAAGGTATGGATGCCGGATCGCGAAATGATATGCCCGGCCAACTACACTTTGCACGAAGTTTACCTGTCGCACAAGCACTGGCTCCAGATACGCTGCTGGCATACGAAATGAATGGCTCTCCGCTTCCGGATAAACACGGATTTCCCTTACGACTCATCGTGCCTGGGTGGTACGGAATTGCGTCTGTGAAATGGCTCCACAAAATTACGGTCACGGATGAGCCTTTTACAGGGCCGTTTCAAGTCGTCGACTACGTCGTTCTCAAAAAACCCAATAACTTTGCCCACGCAACCCCTGTGACGACCGTGTTCGTCAACTCGACCATCGCAAATCCGACTGACCAGCAAGAACTGGCGCTAGGAACGCATCGGATTGCGGGCTACGCCTGGAACGGGCCGCACGCTCTGAAGAAAGTCGAAGTGAGCACGGACGGCGGGAAGCATTGGCGTGAGGCCTCATTCCTGGACCCGGACATCCCGTACTCGTGGAGGCGTTGGACATACGAGTGGACGGTGCAAAAACCAGGTCAATACGCCATCATGAGTAAAGCAACCAATGAATTGGGTGAGTCTCAACCCATGGAAGCCCCTTGGAACGTTAAGGGATACTTGAATCATTCGATTCATTGCGTTCAAGTACACGTCGTCAAGCTGGATCCGAAATTCTTTCATTAA
- a CDS encoding transposase, with protein MYILQPSLFSFEDWLEIDSSDRLPLFFAVLDLQPYASKLRKQSPQGAKPMNREAILRALLAAPLEGISTFTRLHERLALDICFRYQCGFRIDEAAPSVSTLSRVFSAVVELGLAEKLFIDLVSQCKEASIINGRHLAVDSAAVKSYEKKQPKSKSQETGNANWGAKYDTFGNKLAWFGYKFHLAVDTASELPVALDVTPANVFDGEMAAPLLEHVVTTHGWKIDFVMMDAGYDQVKNYETVRQYGAQAIIAMNKRGEKEPPEGIASDGTPRCTMGYNMVYWGADGDRLKFRCPHAVGKVDCPLGIAACSESNYGMVVKKRITEDIRRYCTPHRGTQNWKLLYNERTAVERCNARLKTNLTANDVHVRGIRKVKAYMFLNAIVLLASALAVNHIERHKKTA; from the coding sequence ATGTATATTCTCCAACCATCGCTCTTTTCCTTTGAAGACTGGTTAGAAATTGACTCCAGCGATCGTCTGCCCTTGTTCTTTGCTGTCTTGGATTTACAACCCTATGCTTCAAAATTGAGAAAACAGTCACCCCAAGGCGCGAAACCTATGAATCGTGAAGCGATTCTGCGTGCATTGCTGGCTGCTCCGCTTGAAGGAATCTCAACGTTCACAAGGCTTCATGAACGGTTGGCGCTAGATATATGCTTTCGCTACCAGTGTGGGTTTCGAATCGACGAAGCAGCCCCGTCGGTCTCCACACTGAGTCGCGTGTTTTCAGCCGTTGTTGAGTTGGGTCTCGCTGAGAAGCTCTTCATTGACCTGGTTAGTCAATGTAAAGAAGCGAGCATCATCAACGGACGCCATTTGGCTGTGGACAGTGCCGCCGTGAAGTCCTACGAGAAAAAACAACCTAAGTCCAAGAGCCAGGAAACGGGCAATGCCAACTGGGGCGCAAAATACGATACCTTTGGCAACAAGCTTGCTTGGTTCGGATACAAATTCCACTTGGCTGTGGACACCGCGAGTGAACTGCCAGTTGCTTTGGATGTCACACCAGCGAACGTCTTTGATGGTGAGATGGCGGCGCCATTGCTGGAACACGTCGTGACGACGCACGGTTGGAAAATCGACTTTGTCATGATGGATGCTGGATATGATCAAGTCAAAAACTATGAAACGGTTCGTCAATATGGTGCACAGGCGATTATCGCGATGAACAAGCGCGGTGAAAAAGAACCGCCTGAAGGAATCGCATCGGACGGGACGCCGCGTTGCACGATGGGATATAACATGGTGTATTGGGGTGCGGACGGTGACCGACTAAAGTTTCGCTGTCCGCACGCGGTTGGGAAGGTGGATTGTCCGCTTGGAATCGCGGCATGTTCCGAATCCAACTACGGTATGGTGGTCAAAAAGCGGATCACAGAAGATATTCGGCGGTACTGCACACCACACCGAGGCACGCAGAATTGGAAGTTGTTATACAACGAGCGAACTGCTGTAGAGCGTTGCAACGCAAGGCTTAAGACAAATTTGACGGCAAACGACGTCCATGTCCGAGGCATCCGAAAAGTAAAGGCGTACATGTTCCTCAACGCGATCGTGTTACTTGCATCGGCACTAGCTGTGAACCATATCGAACGACACAAGAAAACTGCATAA
- a CDS encoding MFS transporter, producing the protein MKKRAVFIIIALFVTSLNLRPAINSISPLLGTLDAQLGMNAAIASLLTSIPVLCMGIFSPVAAKMSSKWGVERVIGLSLIVIGVGTLIRLFTHSVDLLLITAFIAGVGIAMVGPLLSGFIKLHFPQHVPAMIAVYTVALTLGAAMSTSFSIPLEDAFHSWQDSLGFWAMIAFVAAIIWWCFVNLQLKSQVVV; encoded by the coding sequence ATGAAGAAACGTGCAGTCTTCATTATCATCGCATTATTTGTGACCTCATTGAATCTGCGCCCTGCGATTAACTCCATCTCCCCGCTACTCGGAACCTTGGACGCGCAGCTTGGCATGAATGCGGCAATTGCCAGCCTGCTCACTTCCATCCCCGTACTTTGCATGGGGATTTTTTCTCCAGTCGCCGCAAAGATGAGCAGCAAATGGGGCGTTGAGCGGGTGATTGGCTTGTCCTTGATTGTCATTGGGGTCGGTACCCTGATTCGATTATTCACGCACTCCGTCGACCTATTGCTCATCACAGCGTTCATTGCCGGCGTCGGAATCGCCATGGTTGGGCCTCTGTTGTCTGGATTTATCAAATTGCACTTTCCGCAACACGTCCCAGCCATGATTGCGGTCTATACCGTCGCCCTGACGCTCGGCGCGGCCATGAGTACATCGTTTTCCATCCCATTGGAGGATGCTTTTCACTCCTGGCAGGATTCTCTCGGATTCTGGGCTATGATTGCTTTTGTCGCCGCAATCATCTGGTGGTGCTTCGTCAATCTGCAGTTAAAGTCTCAAGTAGTGGTGTAA
- a CDS encoding IS256 family transposase → MAYTDKIALLELIRKIGLEDGDVDFLKEGLRVLTQAVMEAEVSSLIGAERYERSEKRSNSRNGYREREWDTRVGTIDLQIPKLRKGSYFPSILEPRRKAEKALLSVVQEAYVHGVSTRKVDELVESMGIQGISKSEVSRICKELDDVVQDFKNRPLEGTYPYLWLDATFPKVREGGRVQSMAFVIAIGVRNTGEREVLGFDIGTSEDGAFWLTFIRSLIARGLRGVQLVISDAHEGLRSAIASALTGATWQRCRVHTMRNILSQVPRASQAMVSSIVRTIFAQPTQEAAKQQLSVVVKQLQGKFPKAMGVLERAEEDVLAYMGFPKEHWKQICSTNPLERLNRELRRRFDVVGIFPNRESVLRLGGSILQEQNDEWIVARRYFSRESMAKLIGTDEQQLLAPTSVLHK, encoded by the coding sequence ATGGCTTATACGGATAAGATCGCACTTTTGGAGTTAATTCGCAAGATCGGATTAGAAGATGGTGATGTGGATTTCTTGAAAGAAGGGCTGAGGGTTCTCACCCAAGCAGTGATGGAGGCTGAGGTGAGCTCCCTGATTGGCGCTGAGCGATATGAGCGTAGTGAGAAGCGTAGCAACAGCCGTAATGGGTATAGAGAACGAGAATGGGATACTCGTGTCGGAACGATCGATTTGCAGATTCCCAAGCTTCGTAAAGGGAGTTACTTCCCAAGTATCCTAGAACCTCGGCGGAAGGCTGAAAAAGCCCTTCTGTCCGTTGTTCAAGAAGCGTATGTGCATGGTGTGAGCACTCGTAAAGTGGATGAGTTGGTCGAATCTATGGGGATTCAAGGAATCAGCAAAAGCGAAGTGTCTCGAATCTGTAAAGAACTCGACGATGTAGTGCAGGACTTCAAAAACCGCCCGCTGGAGGGGACGTATCCATATCTTTGGCTAGATGCCACTTTCCCGAAAGTGCGAGAAGGCGGACGGGTGCAGAGCATGGCGTTTGTGATTGCCATTGGTGTGCGAAACACCGGTGAGCGTGAAGTATTGGGATTTGACATTGGCACCAGCGAGGACGGCGCGTTTTGGCTCACATTCATCCGCAGTCTGATTGCACGTGGATTGCGTGGCGTACAGTTAGTAATTAGCGACGCGCACGAAGGACTGCGTAGTGCCATTGCTTCTGCGCTGACTGGAGCGACCTGGCAGCGCTGTCGTGTCCACACAATGCGCAATATTCTCAGCCAGGTGCCTAGAGCGTCACAAGCGATGGTCTCATCCATTGTCCGGACCATCTTTGCGCAGCCGACGCAGGAAGCCGCCAAACAGCAATTATCTGTCGTTGTGAAACAACTTCAAGGAAAGTTTCCAAAAGCGATGGGTGTTCTGGAACGTGCAGAGGAAGACGTATTAGCATACATGGGATTCCCGAAGGAGCACTGGAAGCAGATTTGCTCGACAAACCCACTTGAGCGCTTAAATCGTGAACTAAGGCGGCGCTTTGATGTGGTTGGCATATTCCCCAACCGAGAGTCTGTATTGCGCCTTGGAGGATCGATTCTCCAAGAGCAGAACGATGAATGGATAGTTGCAAGGCGCTACTTCAGCCGAGAGTCTATGGCAAAACTCATTGGCACTGATGAACAGCAGTTACTAGCTCCAACGTCAGTTTTGCATAAATAG